Proteins encoded by one window of Dioscorea cayenensis subsp. rotundata cultivar TDr96_F1 chromosome 6, TDr96_F1_v2_PseudoChromosome.rev07_lg8_w22 25.fasta, whole genome shotgun sequence:
- the LOC120263241 gene encoding LOW QUALITY PROTEIN: patatin-like protein 3 (The sequence of the model RefSeq protein was modified relative to this genomic sequence to represent the inferred CDS: deleted 1 base in 1 codon) yields MAAWIDPSIDMDKLSYEIFSILETKFLFGYDDAKLLSIARSPPETPTKINEDDQGKVRILSIDGCGDSDGLLAAAALAQLESSLRRCSGDPSARIVDFFDIAAGSGTGGVLAAILFSNPNLSAADALELLAKHHKKIASLSSKKSGFRAMITGCGSGIFRRIFGDSTMKEAAKPLLIPCYDLETGASFMFSRADAVEMDGYDFMMRDACEATCAGNRSVRITSMDGRTKIAAVGAGAAGMGNPAAAAITHVLNNKQEFPRANGFEDLLVLSIGVGNGGSPPSNANGAADMVDQAVAMAFGQNRTTNYVRIQANGLKPGKTKEAKVAAAIEALKERNMVSVLFRGSKLSAESNAEKLEMFAGELIGEQERRKRSKSPTVVIKQAMTPRTSSATTTSTTATSCSSSMMTSSSL; encoded by the exons ATGGCAGCTTGGATCGACCCTAGCATCGACATGGACAAGCTGAGCTATGAGATCTTCTCCATTCTCGAGACCAAGTTCCTCTTCGGCTACGACGACGCCAAGCTGCTTTCGATCGCCAGAAGCCCTCCAGAAACTCCGACGAAGATCAACGAGGACGACCAAGGCAAGGTGCGGATCCTCTCGATAGACGGCTGCGGCGACTCCGATGGCCTCCTCGCTGCCGCCGCCCTAGCCCAGCTTGAATCCTCTCTCCGCCGCTGCTCCGGCGACCCCTCCGCCCGCATCGTCGATTTCTTCGACATCGCCGCCGGATCAGGCACCGGCGGCGTCCTCGCTGCCATTCTCTTCTCCAACCCCAACCTCTCCGCCGCCGATGCCCTCGAGCTCCTCGCCAAGCACCACAAGAAGATCGCCAGCCTCTCCTCGAAGAAGAGCGGCTTCAGAGCGATGATCACCGGCTGTGGGAGTGGAATATTCCGGCGAATCTTCGGAGATTCCACGATGAAGGAGGCGGCGAAGCCGCTGCTGATCCCATGCTACGATCTGGAAACGGGGGCGAGCTTCATGTTCTCTAGGGCGGACGCTGTCGAGATGGACGGCTACGATTTCATGATGCGAGACGCGTGCGAAGCTACATGCGCGGGAAATCGATCGGTCAGGATCACATCTATGGATGGGCGCACAAAGATCGCAGCCGTTGGTGCCGGCGCCGCTGGGATGGGAAACCCTGCAGCGGCGGCGATCACGCACGTGCTGAATAACAAGCAGGAGTTCCCACGTGCCAACGGGTTCGAGGACCTTCTCGTGCTTTCCATCGGTGTTGGCAATGGCGGCTCCCCGCCGTCAAACGCTAACGGCGCCGCCGACATG GTCGATCAAGCTGTGGCGATGGCATTCGGACAGAACAGG ACAACGAACTATGTTCGCATACAG GCAAACGGGTTGAAACCCGGTAAGACAAAGGAAGCGAAGGTGGCGGCGGCGATTGAGGCGTTGAAGGAGCGGAACATGGTGTCAGTGTTGTTCCGCGGGAGCAAGTTATCGGCGGAGAGCAACGCCGAGAAGCTAGAGATGTTCGCCGGCGAGCTGATCGGAGAGCAGGAGCGGCGGAAACGGAGCAAATCACCGACGGTGGTCATAAAGCAGGCAATGACGCCGAGGACTTCATCGGCGACGACGACGTCCACCACCGCCACCTCTTGCTCATCCTCCATGATGACGTCATCTTCTCTTTAA
- the LOC120263464 gene encoding WPP domain-associated protein-like isoform X2, with protein MESSVVLDSGGGLSVNGPIRLSTGNNEVDSVSDDLMFLDDLDSYWDDVNARLTVSRMVSNSVMKGIVNAVMEEASEKIASKEAEITFLSEKLMSCDSNVVGDQNSQSVLMLPELSRMIVEPQGTNLELCSCYFDGNAHLKFDEKMSRLRIKSEEQFLKLKDEIRNLRAGESLDEGKAVDRFCNIDGCVNALEETLAAMYERIGGKFFSLKPVVAEQQSEDGLQNEIGSVMVGLQDEFEKGLHEQRTLVDTCNEKWQKHVSELSDIRQELDTISRSLFSLESGFMFSQSNTECLEEWNNAKRKDHISRNVMGKSCLSHSDENCNPLVDKSDEAVKQAIEVTVSPLLKHMKKEELIGYHTTEMTKMKRQHELALQEKTEELFSLKRELLKEKGSNPSHFRKDKEFELLRKKISEFLGRLDVMLLENGEFPVVCDDQDVVENFMNKIHTLLALTRSKDVASSQLSCQAYHHSLAEIDLQKQIRKLELDFEDAKIEASITNEVQKIALKGVVEEIESCLEAEEIENKFIQEIYLTLYMGTVMHALSSIHPAVDKWYEEKNCMEAALLEKEKSLSFRIEENEKLEQVISSISTLLKEKENFASVVASKFIEQKKHLDLASQELERLRGMVNKQETLIFENKIEYDLVKGRLDEALLQIQGYQFEINKLDQNSKFLMDALDDAEKQKNILHTIIQEKNVALSSVISKEKDQTEHMKSIILSMTELSRIIEEFESRLTCDVGKNESRLNILNQQCGQLVQQADLYERESMRHRQKYEVMCSDFQKAEIEVDLLGNEVDALLTILEMIYIALDHYSNVLQYYPGVKEILDLLRRELKKRYITDVKLSED; from the exons ATGGAGAGTTCAGTGGTTTTGGATTCTGGTGGTGGCCTTTCTGTTAACGGGCCAATACGGTTGAGTACCGGAAACAATGAAGTAGATAGTGTGTCTGATGATCTAATGTTCCTTGATGATTTGGATTCTTATTGGGATGATGTGAATGCTCGTCTCACAGTATCCAGGATGGTGAGCAACTCTGTAATGAAGGGAATAGTAAATGCTGTGATGGAGGAGGCTTCTGAGAAAATCGCGTCAAAAGAAGCTGAAATAACCTTTTTGAGTGAAAAGTTGATGTCCTGTGATTCTAATGTTGTCGGAGATCAGAATTCACAATCAGTTCTTATGTTGCCGGAACTCTCTAGGATGATAGTGGAACCTCAAGGAACCAACTTGGAGTTGTGCAGTTGCTATTTTGATGGGAATGCACATCTTAAGTTTGATGAGAAAATGAGCAGATTAAGGATCAAGTCAGAAGAACAGTTTCTGAAACTTAAAGATGAAATTAGGAATTTAAGAGCTGGTGAGTCTCTCGATGAAGGAAAGGCTGTTGATAGGTTTTGCAACATAGATGGTTGTGTTAATGCACTTGAAGAAACACTTGCTGCGATGTATGAAAGAATTGGTGGCAAGTTCTTCTCACTAAAGCCTGTGGTTGCTGAGCAGCAAAGTGAGGATGGGCTACAAAATGAAATTGGAAGTGTTATGGTGGGCCTTCAGGATGAGTTTGAGAAAGGATTGCATGAGCAAAGAACTCTGGTGGACACCTGTAATGAGAAGTGGCAAAAGCATGTTTCTGAACTTTCTGACATCCGTCAAGAACTTGATACTATCTCTAGGTCTTTGTTCAGCTTAGAATCAGGCTTTATGTTCTCTCAGAGTAACACTGAATGTTTGGAAGAGTGGAACAATGCCAAGAGGAAAGATCATATTTCTCGGAATGTGATGGGAAAATCATGCCTTTCTCATTCTGATGAAAATTGTAACCCCTTGGTGGACAAATCTGATGAGGCTGTCAAGCAGGCAATTGAAGTTACTGTCTCACCCCTGCTGAAACACATGAAAAAAGAAGAACTCATAGGATATCATACAACTGAAATGACTAAGATGAAGAGACAGCATGAATTAGCTTTGCAAGAAAAGACAGAAGAGCTGTTCAGTCTCAAGAGGGAACTTCTGAAGGAAAAAGGTTCTAACCCTTCACATTTTAGGAAGGACAAGGAGTTTGAACTActtaggaaaaaaatttcagaattccTTGGAAGGTTGGATGTTATGCTTTTGGAGAATGGTGAGTTCCCTGTTGTTTGTGATGATCAAGATGTTGTAGAGAATTTCATGAACAAAATCCACACCCTCCTGGCATTAACCAGAAGTAAGGATGTTGCTTCTTCACAGTTATCATGCCAAGCATATCACCATTCACTTGCAGAGATAGACCTTCAGAAACAGATTAGGAAGCTTGAACTGGATTTTGAAGATGCAAAAATTGAAGCTAGCATTACAAATGAAGTACAGAAGATTGCTCTAAAGGGGGTGGTTGAAGAAATTGAAAGCTGCTTGGAGGCTGAAGAGATTGAGAATAAATTCATACAAGAGATTTACCTCACTTTGTATATGGGAACTGTTATGCATGCCCTTTCTAGCATACATCCTGCTGTTGATAAATggtatgaagaaaagaattgCATGGAAGCAGCTCTTTtggagaaggaaaaatccttgtCTTTCCGAATTGAAGAGAACGAGAAGCTGGAGCAAGTGATTTCATCAATATCAACACTGctgaaggagaaggagaattTTGCATCCGTAGTAGCTTCTAAGTTCATAGAACAGAAGAAGCACTTGGATTTAGCATCCCAAGAACTTGAAAGGTTGAGAGGCATGGTTAATAAGCAAGAAACATTGATCTTTGAGAACAAGATTGAATATGATTTGGTGAAGGGTAGATTGGATGAGGCTTTGCTGCAGATTCAGGGTTACCAATTTGAGATAAATAAACTGGATCAGAATAGTAAATTTTTGATGGATGCTTTGGATGATGCAGAGAAACAGAAAAACATCCTTCACACcattattcaagaaaaaaatgtggCACTGTCATCAGTGATCTCAAAGGAGAAGGACCAAACAGAACATATGAAGTCCATAATCTTGTCTATGACAGAGTTGTCAAGGATCATTGAAGAATTTGAATCTAGGTTGACATGTGATGTTGGAAAAAATGAATCAAG GTTAAATATACTGAACCAGCAATGTGGTCAGCTGGTGCAACAGGCTGATTTATACGAAAGAGAGAGTATGAGGCACAGACAAAAATATGAggtcatgtgttctgactttcAGAAGGCTGAAATTGAG GTGGATTTGTTAGGCAATGAGGTTGATGCCCTCCTGACTATACTTGAGATGATATATATCGCACTCGATCATTACTCTAATGTGCTACAATACTATCCTGGG GTCAAGGAGATTTTGGACCTGCTGAGAAGAGAGTTGAAGAAGAGATACATAACTGATGTTAAACTGAGTGAAGACTAA
- the LOC120263866 gene encoding GDP-L-galactose phosphorylase 2-like, whose translation MVTVKQFESAYSFLKLNSTEQLKCHVMPLRGTSAPLYQLRESFSIETGANGDFLSNAEEGQNLLGTLLLAQWEDRAWKGQLNYDVTNCETKVISGGKKFIAQLNEQWSSTSLALFENADNQLLGSSRMTNVKICRDNILLCITRGENASPELMHSSMLPQDGTLVFVNVNPIEYGHIYLVPYKFYNPSKILDKESLEYINEIAIELDDCFFRMFYDYAPLVNPSAVYFQANFFASVLPVELGELIPVYGDPLDGGIQICEVAGYPIKTLVFMSRDNPKLLARVMSEICSVLQDRDAVFSLLISDRARKFFLFPQVESSSATNHLSAWECGGYFIFNTVTKFDDVSEEDIFNRLASVSLDDQDFQTLKQQSCCIANKVFP comes from the exons ATGGTGACAGTAAAGCAGTTTGAAAGCGCCTACTCGTTTCTTAAATTGAACAGTACTGAGCAGCTGAAATGTCATGTTATGCCTCTCAGAG GAACTAGTGCACCCCTTTACCAGTTAAGGGAATCTTTTTCCATAGAAACTGGTGCCAATGGGGACTTTTTATCCAATGCTGAAGAGGGACAGAATCTACTTGGCACACTCCTCCTTGCTCAG TGGGAGGATCGTGCATGGAAGGGTCAGCTCAACTATGATGTTACCAACTGTGAGACTAAG GTGATTTCTGGTGGGAAGAAGTTCATTGCGCAGTTAAATGAGCAATGGAGTTCAACCTCTTTGGCTTTATTTGAGAATGCAGACAACCAACTATTGGGATCATCAAGAATGACCAATGTCAAAATCTGCAGAGACAATATACTCCTTTGCATTACAAGAGGAGAAAATGCAAGCCCTGAGCTTATGCATTCGTCCATGCTGCCACAAGATGGGACCTTGGTCTTTGTTAAT GTCAACCCAATTGAGTATGGTCACATCTACTTGGTtccatataaattttataatccgTCAAAGATATTGGACAAAGAATCACTAGAATATATCAACGAGATAGCTATTGAGTTAGATGACTGCTTCTTCCGTATGTTCTATGATTATGCACCTCTTGTGAATCCAAGTGCCGTATATTTTCAG GCCAATTTCTTTGCAAGTGTTTTACCCGTGGAACTTGGGGAGCTGATCCCTGTATATGGTGATCCACTTGATGGAGGGATCCAAATATGTGAGGTTGCTGGATATCCCATTAAAACCTTGGTCTTCATGAGCAGGGACAACCCCAAATTACTGGCAAGAGTCATGTCAGAAATATGTTCTGTTCTCCAAGATCGCGATGCTGTGTTCAGTCTGCTAATCTCAGACCGCGCCCGTAAATTCTTCTTGTTCCCTCAG GTCGAATCATCATCTGCTACCAATCATCTGTCGGCCTGGGAATGTGGAGGCTACTTCATATTCAACACAGTCACCAAATTTGATGATGTCTCCGAGGAGGATATCTTTAATCGATTGGCTTCCGTTTCACTTGATGACCAAGATTTCCAAACCCTGAAGCAGCAAAGCTGCTGCATTGCAAACAAGGTATTTCCTTGA
- the LOC120263529 gene encoding photosystem II 10 kDa polypeptide, chloroplastic codes for MATSVMSALALKPSPVIGRSQLKGIPSLVRPSSRLNVQASVKKIKTSQPYGPGGGMDLPGGLDASGRKQKGKGVYQFADKYGANVDGYSPIYSPDEWSPSGDVYVGGTTGLLIWAVTLAGLLAGGALLVYNTSALAQ; via the exons ATGGCAACCTCTGTAATGTCAGCTTTGGCACTGAAGCCATCTCCAGTTATTGGAAGGTCACAGTTGAAGGGTATCCCTTCACTGGTAAGACCCTCCTCCAGACTCAATGTCCAAGCTAGTGTCAAGAAGATCAAAACATCCCAACCTTATG GACCCGGAGGGGGGATGGATTTGCCTGGTGGATTAGATGCTTCTGGAAGGAAGCAAAAG GGCAAAGGTGTCTACCAATTTGCGGACAAATACGGAGCTAATGTGGATGGTTACag TCCAATTTATTCACCGGATGAATGGTCTCCAAGTGGTGATGTCTACGTAGGAG GAACAACAGGGCTATTGATATGGGCAGTGACTCTTGCTGGACTTCTAGCAGGAGGTGCTCTACTTGTCTACAATACTAGTGCCTTGGCACAGTAG
- the LOC120263464 gene encoding WPP domain-associated protein-like isoform X1, with protein MQVVMESSVVLDSGGGLSVNGPIRLSTGNNEVDSVSDDLMFLDDLDSYWDDVNARLTVSRMVSNSVMKGIVNAVMEEASEKIASKEAEITFLSEKLMSCDSNVVGDQNSQSVLMLPELSRMIVEPQGTNLELCSCYFDGNAHLKFDEKMSRLRIKSEEQFLKLKDEIRNLRAGESLDEGKAVDRFCNIDGCVNALEETLAAMYERIGGKFFSLKPVVAEQQSEDGLQNEIGSVMVGLQDEFEKGLHEQRTLVDTCNEKWQKHVSELSDIRQELDTISRSLFSLESGFMFSQSNTECLEEWNNAKRKDHISRNVMGKSCLSHSDENCNPLVDKSDEAVKQAIEVTVSPLLKHMKKEELIGYHTTEMTKMKRQHELALQEKTEELFSLKRELLKEKGSNPSHFRKDKEFELLRKKISEFLGRLDVMLLENGEFPVVCDDQDVVENFMNKIHTLLALTRSKDVASSQLSCQAYHHSLAEIDLQKQIRKLELDFEDAKIEASITNEVQKIALKGVVEEIESCLEAEEIENKFIQEIYLTLYMGTVMHALSSIHPAVDKWYEEKNCMEAALLEKEKSLSFRIEENEKLEQVISSISTLLKEKENFASVVASKFIEQKKHLDLASQELERLRGMVNKQETLIFENKIEYDLVKGRLDEALLQIQGYQFEINKLDQNSKFLMDALDDAEKQKNILHTIIQEKNVALSSVISKEKDQTEHMKSIILSMTELSRIIEEFESRLTCDVGKNESRLNILNQQCGQLVQQADLYERESMRHRQKYEVMCSDFQKAEIEVDLLGNEVDALLTILEMIYIALDHYSNVLQYYPGVKEILDLLRRELKKRYITDVKLSED; from the exons ATGCAGGTAGTGATGGAGAGTTCAGTGGTTTTGGATTCTGGTGGTGGCCTTTCTGTTAACGGGCCAATACGGTTGAGTACCGGAAACAATGAAGTAGATAGTGTGTCTGATGATCTAATGTTCCTTGATGATTTGGATTCTTATTGGGATGATGTGAATGCTCGTCTCACAGTATCCAGGATGGTGAGCAACTCTGTAATGAAGGGAATAGTAAATGCTGTGATGGAGGAGGCTTCTGAGAAAATCGCGTCAAAAGAAGCTGAAATAACCTTTTTGAGTGAAAAGTTGATGTCCTGTGATTCTAATGTTGTCGGAGATCAGAATTCACAATCAGTTCTTATGTTGCCGGAACTCTCTAGGATGATAGTGGAACCTCAAGGAACCAACTTGGAGTTGTGCAGTTGCTATTTTGATGGGAATGCACATCTTAAGTTTGATGAGAAAATGAGCAGATTAAGGATCAAGTCAGAAGAACAGTTTCTGAAACTTAAAGATGAAATTAGGAATTTAAGAGCTGGTGAGTCTCTCGATGAAGGAAAGGCTGTTGATAGGTTTTGCAACATAGATGGTTGTGTTAATGCACTTGAAGAAACACTTGCTGCGATGTATGAAAGAATTGGTGGCAAGTTCTTCTCACTAAAGCCTGTGGTTGCTGAGCAGCAAAGTGAGGATGGGCTACAAAATGAAATTGGAAGTGTTATGGTGGGCCTTCAGGATGAGTTTGAGAAAGGATTGCATGAGCAAAGAACTCTGGTGGACACCTGTAATGAGAAGTGGCAAAAGCATGTTTCTGAACTTTCTGACATCCGTCAAGAACTTGATACTATCTCTAGGTCTTTGTTCAGCTTAGAATCAGGCTTTATGTTCTCTCAGAGTAACACTGAATGTTTGGAAGAGTGGAACAATGCCAAGAGGAAAGATCATATTTCTCGGAATGTGATGGGAAAATCATGCCTTTCTCATTCTGATGAAAATTGTAACCCCTTGGTGGACAAATCTGATGAGGCTGTCAAGCAGGCAATTGAAGTTACTGTCTCACCCCTGCTGAAACACATGAAAAAAGAAGAACTCATAGGATATCATACAACTGAAATGACTAAGATGAAGAGACAGCATGAATTAGCTTTGCAAGAAAAGACAGAAGAGCTGTTCAGTCTCAAGAGGGAACTTCTGAAGGAAAAAGGTTCTAACCCTTCACATTTTAGGAAGGACAAGGAGTTTGAACTActtaggaaaaaaatttcagaattccTTGGAAGGTTGGATGTTATGCTTTTGGAGAATGGTGAGTTCCCTGTTGTTTGTGATGATCAAGATGTTGTAGAGAATTTCATGAACAAAATCCACACCCTCCTGGCATTAACCAGAAGTAAGGATGTTGCTTCTTCACAGTTATCATGCCAAGCATATCACCATTCACTTGCAGAGATAGACCTTCAGAAACAGATTAGGAAGCTTGAACTGGATTTTGAAGATGCAAAAATTGAAGCTAGCATTACAAATGAAGTACAGAAGATTGCTCTAAAGGGGGTGGTTGAAGAAATTGAAAGCTGCTTGGAGGCTGAAGAGATTGAGAATAAATTCATACAAGAGATTTACCTCACTTTGTATATGGGAACTGTTATGCATGCCCTTTCTAGCATACATCCTGCTGTTGATAAATggtatgaagaaaagaattgCATGGAAGCAGCTCTTTtggagaaggaaaaatccttgtCTTTCCGAATTGAAGAGAACGAGAAGCTGGAGCAAGTGATTTCATCAATATCAACACTGctgaaggagaaggagaattTTGCATCCGTAGTAGCTTCTAAGTTCATAGAACAGAAGAAGCACTTGGATTTAGCATCCCAAGAACTTGAAAGGTTGAGAGGCATGGTTAATAAGCAAGAAACATTGATCTTTGAGAACAAGATTGAATATGATTTGGTGAAGGGTAGATTGGATGAGGCTTTGCTGCAGATTCAGGGTTACCAATTTGAGATAAATAAACTGGATCAGAATAGTAAATTTTTGATGGATGCTTTGGATGATGCAGAGAAACAGAAAAACATCCTTCACACcattattcaagaaaaaaatgtggCACTGTCATCAGTGATCTCAAAGGAGAAGGACCAAACAGAACATATGAAGTCCATAATCTTGTCTATGACAGAGTTGTCAAGGATCATTGAAGAATTTGAATCTAGGTTGACATGTGATGTTGGAAAAAATGAATCAAG GTTAAATATACTGAACCAGCAATGTGGTCAGCTGGTGCAACAGGCTGATTTATACGAAAGAGAGAGTATGAGGCACAGACAAAAATATGAggtcatgtgttctgactttcAGAAGGCTGAAATTGAG GTGGATTTGTTAGGCAATGAGGTTGATGCCCTCCTGACTATACTTGAGATGATATATATCGCACTCGATCATTACTCTAATGTGCTACAATACTATCCTGGG GTCAAGGAGATTTTGGACCTGCTGAGAAGAGAGTTGAAGAAGAGATACATAACTGATGTTAAACTGAGTGAAGACTAA